A section of the Salminus brasiliensis chromosome 10, fSalBra1.hap2, whole genome shotgun sequence genome encodes:
- the pex13 gene encoding peroxisome biogenesis factor 13 isoform X1 produces MSQPPPKPWERRLPGGIPTPLNYRSTDFAATGVSGPPASGPPVLTRMAPPVPPRPVQQTYRPAYNSFPSSYSPYSYGGGYSPYSYGGYGLGGGLGYSRYRMEDVPPSRFVQQAEESSRGAFQSIESIVHAFSSVSMMLDATFSAVYNSFRAVLDVANHFSRLRVHFTKVLSAFALVRTLRYLYRRMQRILGLRPDLEAEDLWADSLVPAAGARGPGLDNSRANSIKSWPIFLFFAVVFGGPYLIWKLLRSEEGAEETGSNWASGEDDHVVARAEYDFTAASEEEISLQAGDMLNLAPKEQQPRVRGWLLASVDGQATGLVPANYVKILGKRRGRRQAERERLAQAQGDQQVLQPQRDPVAASAGGHPGPQDLLESVYTGPPASHTHLPVTANTAGTGCDLGTVEKIDL; encoded by the exons ATGTCTCAGCCGCCTCCAAAACCCTGGGAAAGAAGACTTCCCGGGGGGATACCAACCCCACTCAACTACCG GTCTACAGACTTTGCTGCTACAGGAGTGAGTGGACCTCCAGCATCAGGCCCGCCAGTCTTAACGCGCATGGCTCCACCAGTCCCACCACGGCCTGTCCAGCAGACCTACCGTCCAGCCTACAACTCCTTCCCCTCCTCCTATAGCCCCTACAGCTATGGCGGAGGCTACAGTCCCTACAGTTATGGAGGATACGGTCTCGGGGGCGGTTTGGGCTACAGCCGCTACCGTATGGAGGACGTCCCGCCCAGCCGCTTCGTCCAGCAGGCGGAGGAGAGCAGCCGGGGTGCCTTCCAGTCCATCGAGAGCATCGTGCACGCCTTCTCCTCGGTCAGCATGATGCTGGATGCCACCTTCTCGGCCGTCTACAACAGCTTCCGTGCCGTGCTGGACGTGGCCAACCACTTCTCCCGCCTGCGTGTCCACTTCACCAAAGTGCTCTCTGCCTTCGCCTTGGTGCGCACACTGCGATATCTCTACCGCCGCATGCAGAGGATTCTGGGATTGCGACCTGACCTGGAGGCGGAGGACCTGTGGGCAGACAGCCTGGTGCCGGCTGCCGGGGCAAGAGGACCAGGGCTGGACAATTCCAGGGCAAACTCGATCAAGTCCTGGCCCATTTTCCTGTTTTTCGCTGTGGTTTTCGGAGGGCCGTACCTGATCTGGAAGCTGCTACGCTCTGAGGAGGGCGCAGAAGAGACTG GCTCAAACTGGGCGAGTGGTGAGGATGACCATGTGGTGGCTCGAGCTGAGTATGATTTCACTGCTGCTTCTGAGGAGGAGATCTCCCTCCAGGCTGGAGATATGCTCAATTTGGCTCCCAAGG AGCAACAGCCCAGGGTGCGTGGCTGGCTGTTGGCCAGCGTGGATGGACAGGCCACGGGACTCGTCCCAGCCAACTACGTTAAAATTCTGGGCAAGCGGAGGGGCAGGAGGCAGGCAGAACGGGAAAGGCTGGCACAGGCCCAGGGGGATCAGCAGGTTCTACAGCCACAACGAGATCCGGTTGCGGCCTCGGCAGGAGGACATCCAGGCCCACAGGATCTGCTGGAGTCGGTGTATACCGGACCaccagcctcacacacacatttaccagTCACAGCTAACACAGCTGGCACAGGTTGTGACCTAGGGACTGTGGAGAAGATTGATTTGtga
- the pex13 gene encoding peroxisome biogenesis factor 13 isoform X2, with the protein MAPPVPPRPVQQTYRPAYNSFPSSYSPYSYGGGYSPYSYGGYGLGGGLGYSRYRMEDVPPSRFVQQAEESSRGAFQSIESIVHAFSSVSMMLDATFSAVYNSFRAVLDVANHFSRLRVHFTKVLSAFALVRTLRYLYRRMQRILGLRPDLEAEDLWADSLVPAAGARGPGLDNSRANSIKSWPIFLFFAVVFGGPYLIWKLLRSEEGAEETGSNWASGEDDHVVARAEYDFTAASEEEISLQAGDMLNLAPKEQQPRVRGWLLASVDGQATGLVPANYVKILGKRRGRRQAERERLAQAQGDQQVLQPQRDPVAASAGGHPGPQDLLESVYTGPPASHTHLPVTANTAGTGCDLGTVEKIDL; encoded by the exons ATGGCTCCACCAGTCCCACCACGGCCTGTCCAGCAGACCTACCGTCCAGCCTACAACTCCTTCCCCTCCTCCTATAGCCCCTACAGCTATGGCGGAGGCTACAGTCCCTACAGTTATGGAGGATACGGTCTCGGGGGCGGTTTGGGCTACAGCCGCTACCGTATGGAGGACGTCCCGCCCAGCCGCTTCGTCCAGCAGGCGGAGGAGAGCAGCCGGGGTGCCTTCCAGTCCATCGAGAGCATCGTGCACGCCTTCTCCTCGGTCAGCATGATGCTGGATGCCACCTTCTCGGCCGTCTACAACAGCTTCCGTGCCGTGCTGGACGTGGCCAACCACTTCTCCCGCCTGCGTGTCCACTTCACCAAAGTGCTCTCTGCCTTCGCCTTGGTGCGCACACTGCGATATCTCTACCGCCGCATGCAGAGGATTCTGGGATTGCGACCTGACCTGGAGGCGGAGGACCTGTGGGCAGACAGCCTGGTGCCGGCTGCCGGGGCAAGAGGACCAGGGCTGGACAATTCCAGGGCAAACTCGATCAAGTCCTGGCCCATTTTCCTGTTTTTCGCTGTGGTTTTCGGAGGGCCGTACCTGATCTGGAAGCTGCTACGCTCTGAGGAGGGCGCAGAAGAGACTG GCTCAAACTGGGCGAGTGGTGAGGATGACCATGTGGTGGCTCGAGCTGAGTATGATTTCACTGCTGCTTCTGAGGAGGAGATCTCCCTCCAGGCTGGAGATATGCTCAATTTGGCTCCCAAGG AGCAACAGCCCAGGGTGCGTGGCTGGCTGTTGGCCAGCGTGGATGGACAGGCCACGGGACTCGTCCCAGCCAACTACGTTAAAATTCTGGGCAAGCGGAGGGGCAGGAGGCAGGCAGAACGGGAAAGGCTGGCACAGGCCCAGGGGGATCAGCAGGTTCTACAGCCACAACGAGATCCGGTTGCGGCCTCGGCAGGAGGACATCCAGGCCCACAGGATCTGCTGGAGTCGGTGTATACCGGACCaccagcctcacacacacatttaccagTCACAGCTAACACAGCTGGCACAGGTTGTGACCTAGGGACTGTGGAGAAGATTGATTTGtga